One Ostrea edulis chromosome 6, xbOstEdul1.1, whole genome shotgun sequence genomic window, GACGGACCCAGCTACTAAACCGACGGCTGAAAAAGTGATATACAGAGATATAGTAAGGGCCCAATTTATCCCCACTACTAAACCGGCGGCTGACAAAAAGGTGATATACAAAGCTATAGTAAGGGCCCAATTTATCACCACTGCTAAACAATTTATCCCCACTTATAAAGTGAGTGATGTCTTTGAGATTTGAAATACATCTTTTCCAAACTTCCATTCTTCTGTGACAAAACCATATTTATCataatatactactcaaaatttgataaggatcactaggttatatgtgtttaatttaccactaacataacacaagacataaatttgactcagaaacgtgtttactcaggttatgaatgaaaattcatgaacggcatgaacttttatcaatacggaatgcttgaaatctgataacaacaccaaaaggcatttcattacaaaaagttaacagcaaaccagagaaagaattacacagttttgggggatagtccatcattacacttagtcgatgaagtgtcaataccgggtatggcctccccttgcatcaatgacggcttgacaacgtcgagccatgctgtcaataagcacccgaatgtttccaatgggaaggttgttccactcttccacgagggcgtttccgagctctacCAAAGTTGTGGgctgtgctctacggcgtgaaaggtcaacctgcagcatgttccatacatgctcaatcgggttcaagtccggcgagcgcgctggccagtccatacggacaattgtctcctgctgaaggtactgctccaccaacctggcgcgatgaggacgggcgttatcatccatcaggatgaactcagggccaacagcaccagcgtagggtctgacgtaaacatcgaggatctcatcccgctACCGCACCCCcatcattgttcctctctccaggacatggaGATCTGGGCCGggattcataaaaatatttaagttttACACTTAAAAGTCTACTTAAGTACTAAGTGAGTACTTAGTTAAGTAAAACTACTTAAGTATAATTCATAAACACACTAAGTGCTATACTTAACTAAGTAAGACACGCGACACTTAAATATATCTTAAGTGCTGAAAGGGGGGAAACCGTGTTTAAAAATAGATTTCGGTACAGAAGATAGAAGCAAAATGGCGGATCAAATAACAGACGAAAAGAGAGGAAAGAAGAGAAAGGCAAACTGGACGCAGGACGAATGTCTGATGCTGGTGACTATGGTAAATGAGAAGAAGAACATCCTGAGGTCAAAGTTAAGTCCCAGCTTAACTTCAAGAATGAAGAAGGAAGCTTGGGAAGAGTTGACAGTGCAGAGCGACTGAATGCCTCCGCCGTTAATACACAGAGGACAGTGGAGGAAGTGGAAAAGAAGTGGCAGAATCTTTTGTCCACCTCCAAAGCAGAGATTTCCAGCTATAGGAAAACAACAAATGGAACAGGTAACATTTGTCGAAATCAAACAATCCCTTTTGCAATTTTGCTCATATATCTTTAGGTTGAATGAAGAATTTCTGCAGAACGGGTGAGAAATTAACAGATTAAGGGTGATGTTACTATAtttgttgtaccccccccccccccaccccaaaaAAAGAAATGTGTCTGCGTACGGTTTCCCGACCGACACTATTTTTATCCCCTGATCCTAAATTTTTTATCGTATCTTAGCCCGAAAATCCTTTCCATGAATATTAGGGGCCCAATCATATGTCGTCTGTTGGGCGGATCGCATGCCGGTATAGCTATTAATTTCACTTCAGAGTTTTCCAAACGTACTGTATCTAGGAAGACAACgtatgtttgtttttgtttttaattgtgtTTAGGGCAAAATGGAATTGTCACACTGCCTCCGTGATACTTCCCCTTACTTGAAACAgtgtattgattttttaaaaatctatatttaGCATTGGCAAACGATGACGTCCGAGAAAGCACCCATAAATAAAGAGGTGGATCTTTAATTTCTTACAGGCGAAGATAGGTTTTACTGAGATTTGACTTCATTTAATGTTTGgttgtgttattttttattaccAATTTTTATGCTCAATTTAGaatcaaagaaaaattaaaaaaatagtcACTGGATATtgagatttttattttatatcaagtttTAATCAACTTTAGTTTGAATATATAGTgcaaataaattcaataataaaccaTTTTATAAAATTCGCATGTCATTAATCTTGTCTtttgaaaaagatgaaaattatATGTGTATTATTTAGTAAgtatacagaaataattttaaatatataacattGATATTGGGGTGAAAGTGGGCTCACAATAGCTGTTttggaatatataaaaaaaaaaataccgcaTATACACAGTGAAATTActttataataaaattatgGCCAGCTACTACAGTAAAGATATTATGTTtctataaaattaattaaacagGCGGAGGACCTCCACCCAAACCCCTGAGTGCCATAGCCGAGACAGTGCAGATGGTGATTGGGGAAGAAAATGCCATCATTGATGGAGTACAGGGAGGGATTAACTCTTCCTTGCTTCAATTGCTGACCAATGATGGGAACATTTGGTAATTTCAGTATTAATTTACAGTCATAATGGAATAACAAGACTGTAAATATAACCTACTTTAAATGTATCAAGTTGCTAAATCACATGGAATTTATTAATATTGAGTGTATTGTGTTAATCAATGCCAATACTGGTATcacatttctatttcatatgtattatttttaaattaaatccaCTAACAGGTTCAAATGAGCGTTTCATACCTGTACATCGGGGTTTTATCCATCTGagtatatattgtacatttttactctcttaaaaaacataaaatttgCAAGACCTACATATAGACCTATTTTCCTTCTACAAATACATAAtcatttcacaaacacatcttgttttatggtgttaaattatttttttttaaattaaaaaaaaccccaaaaaacagcAAAACTTGACTCTCTGCAACAGTCTGTTCATGTGTATATACAGTACTTGTGATCCCACAGAATTATTCATGTAATGAGTTATAAATATATCActtccaaattatcaaaaaataatgcCAAGTTTGTTATGCTTTATTGActcattatttcttttattttattatagtAATGTTCAGATTGTTCAGAGTGAACCTGTGTTCAGCACGACATCGCCTCCTATCATACCCCTCTCACCAAGATTGTCATTGCCAGCTCCTCTACATGTTCCTTCAGCCTCTTCCTCTGTGCCAgcaggaaatacatgtacaagatgcGCCAAAGCCCAGACAGACAACCGCaacagacaaagtgaaataGAGGAAATGACAATTAGGAAACTTCATCTCGAAATTGAATATtatgagatgaaattgaaaaaattgAAGGAGGAATAGGTGATGATGATCTGTATTAAATACATAAATCTCATTATATGCATTAAatgcataatatgtatataattcacataatTGCAGATCATgtttaaaactgcatttgatatttttgttcatatttttgtttcatagTTTGGGACTCTGCCAATAGGCAAATGTCCTATAGTAATGACTGTTTGCCTGTGAATCCTGGTGACTTTGAAATATTCTGTAAATATTCACTGTTTTTTATACTGTATTTTAGTACATGTTCAAATTAAGAAGTTGTTTTTGgttttaagaaaaaaaagtacTTAAACACAAATatattattgttatattttaataagatatcaatgaatgaaaatttccgTGCAACAATTATGTCTCAAAAGTGAGTCACAGCAAACAGTTGTCTGTACAACGTCCCATTGTTGTTGCCACGGACTGCTCCCCCATCATGGTGATTCGTATCATCATCCTCAGCATCATTAGGGTTTTCATCTGGGTCTTCATCAGGAATTGGAATTTGTCTATCTTTACATATATTGTGGAGCACGGCACAAGCTATGATTACTTGACAGGTCTTTTGTGGAGAGAGGCGTACTTCACCATGTAATACATGGAAACGGCGTTTCAGCTGACCAATGCCCCTTTCAACAATGCTGCGTGTTCTTTTATGTGCCCTGTATAATAGTTAAATGAGTTTTTactttatataatttaattttactttatatatatatatatatatatatatatatatatatatatatatatatagtagtTCAGGGTTAATCCCAACTGGCTATCATTCAAATACCTGACTCCCCTATAATAGTAAAATTCACACGTTAGAATTACATGcttgttttatatttcatatcaacTTATATGGTATGTAGTCGTACCTATTGTAGTTGGTCTGGGCACCCGGTAGGGGTCTCAAGAAGGGAGTGAGTAACCATCTGCGAGATGGATAGCCACTGTCGCCAAGGAGATGGGTGTGCACTGGGATGTAGttttttcaaacaaaacatgaaGTCCACTCTCCCTCAAAATCCTCGAATCATGGGTTGAACCAGGCCACTTTGCCACAATATCAAGAATTTTGTAACTGGCATCAAAAACAACTTGTACATTTATGCTGTGGTAATGATGCCtgtttataaattcattttcatcaaCACTTGGGGCAATAATCTGCACATGTGTCCCATCAATAGCACCAACAATCCCAGGAAATCCTGCGACTTGGAAAAAGTGCTCTTGATTTCGACGAATTTGGTCAGCTTGCACGGGAAACCTGATAAATTGCTGCACCATTCTGTCCGAAGATAGG contains:
- the LOC125648289 gene encoding putative nuclease HARBI1, which translates into the protein MAVNRRNFKERKDCLREYSNAELIKRFRLDMNGIQFVENIIGNEIRAGSLRNHALTSTQKLLLTLRYLATGKMQLCNGDDMGVSQPTVSRAISVTLQSLSSDRMVQQFIRFPVQADQIRRNQEHFFQVAGFPGIVGAIDGTHVQIIAPSVDENEFINRHHYHSINVQVVFDASYKILDIVAKWPGSTHDSRILRESGLHVLFEKTTSQCTPISLATVAIHLADGYSLPS